Proteins found in one Odontesthes bonariensis isolate fOdoBon6 chromosome 11, fOdoBon6.hap1, whole genome shotgun sequence genomic segment:
- the LOC142391610 gene encoding transmembrane protein 182-like isoform X2, giving the protein MSPADRLKVLLFLALFFGAAGFLFMVLSCGTEYWLLAAESCDGGGGQREVKSKIKRVNDVKIFHEGLFWRCSFVAASDDYSIWDIWISNQPLSKVCHAAFLFPFPVHEPVWGKAESSPSEPYEHPSAIVFRTFWSIFLATGVMAVVIGGFLVICAAPLTNHKLYKVGGALHICGGLCLLVVVVMYLMWVQVLDTLEQFVLHRQAYSCPSLHLSIQHGPSFLLAPVAVFFCLLAGLLFVLMGQSVQGMELDRTDKIPKPSTTEH; this is encoded by the exons ATGTCTCCCGCCGACAGGCTGAAGGTGCTCCTCTTTTTGGCATTGTTCTTTGGAGCGGCGGGGTTTTTGTTCATGGTGCTCTCCTGTGGGACGGAGtactggctgctggctgcagaATCCTGCGACGGAGGGGGCGGTCAGAGGGAAGTCAAAAGCAAGATTAAG CGTGTGAATGACGTGAAGATCTTCCACGAGGGTCTGTTCTGGCGCTGCTCCTTCGTGGCTGCTTCTGACGACTACTCCATATGGGACATTTGGATCT CCAATCAGCCGCTATCAAAGGTCTGCCATGCGGCCTTTCTCTTCCCGTTTCCTGTTCACGAGCCGGTGTGGGGGAAGGCGGAGAGTTCACCCTCGGAGCCCTATGAGCATCCCTCTGCTATCG TTTTTAGGACCTTCTGGAGCATCTTCCTCGCCACAGGTGTGATGGCTGTCGTCATCGGTGGATTTCTTGTCATCTGTGCCGCGCCGCTGACCAATCACAAACTCTACAAAGTGGGTGGGGCTCTTCACATTTGTGGAG GCCTGTGTCTGCTGGTCGTGGTGGTGATGTATCTGATGTGGGTCCAGGTCCTGGACACGCTGGAGCAGTTTGTCCTCCATCGACAAGCCTACAGCTGCCCTTCTCTCCATCTCAGCATCCAGCACGGTCCATCTTTCCTCCTGGCTCCGGTGGCCGTCTTCTTCTGCCTGCTCGCCGGCCTCCTCTTTGTCCTTATGGGTCAAAGTGTTCAGGGGATGGAGTTGGACCGAACGGACAAAATCCCCAAACCTTCAACGACCGAACATTGA
- the LOC142391610 gene encoding transmembrane protein 182-like isoform X1, whose amino-acid sequence MSPADRLKVLLFLALFFGAAGFLFMVLSCGTEYWLLAAESCDGGGGQREVKSKIKQRVNDVKIFHEGLFWRCSFVAASDDYSIWDIWISNQPLSKVCHAAFLFPFPVHEPVWGKAESSPSEPYEHPSAIVFRTFWSIFLATGVMAVVIGGFLVICAAPLTNHKLYKVGGALHICGGLCLLVVVVMYLMWVQVLDTLEQFVLHRQAYSCPSLHLSIQHGPSFLLAPVAVFFCLLAGLLFVLMGQSVQGMELDRTDKIPKPSTTEH is encoded by the exons ATGTCTCCCGCCGACAGGCTGAAGGTGCTCCTCTTTTTGGCATTGTTCTTTGGAGCGGCGGGGTTTTTGTTCATGGTGCTCTCCTGTGGGACGGAGtactggctgctggctgcagaATCCTGCGACGGAGGGGGCGGTCAGAGGGAAGTCAAAAGCAAGATTAAG CAGCGTGTGAATGACGTGAAGATCTTCCACGAGGGTCTGTTCTGGCGCTGCTCCTTCGTGGCTGCTTCTGACGACTACTCCATATGGGACATTTGGATCT CCAATCAGCCGCTATCAAAGGTCTGCCATGCGGCCTTTCTCTTCCCGTTTCCTGTTCACGAGCCGGTGTGGGGGAAGGCGGAGAGTTCACCCTCGGAGCCCTATGAGCATCCCTCTGCTATCG TTTTTAGGACCTTCTGGAGCATCTTCCTCGCCACAGGTGTGATGGCTGTCGTCATCGGTGGATTTCTTGTCATCTGTGCCGCGCCGCTGACCAATCACAAACTCTACAAAGTGGGTGGGGCTCTTCACATTTGTGGAG GCCTGTGTCTGCTGGTCGTGGTGGTGATGTATCTGATGTGGGTCCAGGTCCTGGACACGCTGGAGCAGTTTGTCCTCCATCGACAAGCCTACAGCTGCCCTTCTCTCCATCTCAGCATCCAGCACGGTCCATCTTTCCTCCTGGCTCCGGTGGCCGTCTTCTTCTGCCTGCTCGCCGGCCTCCTCTTTGTCCTTATGGGTCAAAGTGTTCAGGGGATGGAGTTGGACCGAACGGACAAAATCCCCAAACCTTCAACGACCGAACATTGA